In Apodemus sylvaticus chromosome 8, mApoSyl1.1, whole genome shotgun sequence, one genomic interval encodes:
- the Dhrs1 gene encoding dehydrogenase/reductase SDR family member 1 encodes MVAPMKGQVCVVTGASRGIGRGIALQLCQAGATVYITGRNLDTLRAAAQEAQSLGGRCVPVVCDSSQESEVKSLFEQVAREQKGRLDVLVNNAYAGVQAILDTSNKSFWEVPASIWDDINNVGLRGHYFCSVYGARLMVPAGKGLIVIVSSPGGLQHMFNVPYGVGKAACDRLAADCAHELRRHGVSYVSLWPGLVQTETVKEFMAKEEQPEDSLFKKMKQDFSSAESTEMSGKCVVALATDPNILSLSGKVLPSCDLARRYGLKDVDGRPVRDYFSLGYALSQVSSLGWLSSYLPGFLRVPKWMVTLYTSKF; translated from the exons ATGGTAGCACCTATGAAGGGCCAAGTGTGTGTGGTAACTGGGGCCTCCAGGGGTATTGGCCGTGGCATTGCCTTACAGCTATGCCAAGCAGGTGCTACAGTTTACATCACCGGCCGCAATCTGGACACTCTTAGAGCTGCTGCCCAGGAG GCACAGTCCCTTGGGGGCCGGTGTGTACCAGTGGTGTGTGATTCGAGCCAGGAGAGTGAAGTGAAAAGCCTGTTTGAGCAGGTAGCTCGGGAGCAGAAAGGGCGGCTCGACGTCCTGGTCAACAATGCCTATGCTGGTGTCCAG GCGATCCTGGACACCAGCAACAAGTCATTCTGGGAAGTCCCCGCCTCCATTTGGGATGATATAAACAATGTTGGACTCAG AGGCCACTACTTCTGCTCTGTGTATGGGGCGAGGCTGATGGTACCAGCTGGCAAAGGACTCATTGTGATTGTCTCCTCCCCTGGAGGGCTGCAGCATATGTTCAATGTCCCATATGGTGTGGGCAAAGCAGCG TGTGACAGACTGGCTGCTGACTGTGCCCATGAGCTACGGCGTCATGGAGTCAGTTACGTATCTCTGTGGCCAGGGCTGGTGCAAACAGAAACAGTGAAGGAGTTTATGGCAAAGGAGGAGCAGCCTGAGGACTCTCTGTTTAAGAAG ATGAAACAAGATTTCTCATCTGCCGAAAGTACAGAAATGAGTGGCAAGTGTGTGGTGGCCTTGGCAACAG ACCCCAATATCCTGAGCTTGAGTGGGAAAGTGCTGCCGTCCTGTGACCTTGCCCGGCGCTATGGCCTTAAGGATGTCGATG GCCGCCCTGTCCGAGACTATTTTTCTTTGGGCTACGCCCTCTCACAAGTCTCCAGCCTGGGATGGCTGAGCTCCTACTTGCCTGGCTTTCTCCGTGTGCCCAAGTGGATGGTCACCCTCTACACCAGCAAATTCTAA